The Acidobacteriota bacterium nucleotide sequence TGCCCTTCAATTTGGGAGAAATTCGGTCAGTCATATTTTGGCTTTTTGATTCCCAGTTGCCCCATAACTTCTGGAAGCGATACACCGCGTAATCGGGCAAGGTCAGCCAAAGCACTGACACGATCAACGTTTCTTCGCTCAATTTGCTCAGTTAACCGAAGTAGTTCAGTGTGTTCGTCATCGGTGATGGTTTCGTTTCGGAGTTTTTCACGTAGCGCCTTGAGTCGCTTCCGAAAGGGATTTCGGTTCATTTCTTTGATGATCTTGAGCAAAATGGCCTCATCATTGGAAAAAAACAAGGGCTTTCGCTCCTGAAGAGAATTCACAAACTCTTCAACTTGCGCCATTTGGTCAGGTGGCAAGTGGTTGATTTTTTCAATCAGGTTCTGAGTGGCACCTGGCATATCCGAACTCCTTCTGATGACCGGGCTTTCCTTTCATTGTTCACTAATATTATCCCGAACTGTAGTGAGCCAGAGCTTAGATTCGCAATGATCAAGCTCCGGTATTGTCACATATCAGGATCTGTAAGCCAACTGTTGCCTGTGGGCAACGGCTTCAAAATCCAACAAACTATTGATATTGAGAAA carries:
- a CDS encoding STAS/SEC14 domain-containing protein — translated: MPGATQNLIEKINHLPPDQMAQVEEFVNSLQERKPLFFSNDEAILLKIIKEMNRNPFRKRLKALREKLRNETITDDEHTELLRLTEQIERRNVDRVSALADLARLRGVSLPEVMGQLGIKKPKYD